Proteins encoded together in one Lagopus muta isolate bLagMut1 chromosome 3, bLagMut1 primary, whole genome shotgun sequence window:
- the TRIB1 gene encoding tribbles homolog 1: MSRPAPPPPRRAAALLLPAARCRSAPAKRLPPLHDGPAEEAPAAKCPRLAECPGGTPDCLSAPGSPCAPASPAAGGGAAGNVGTAGPSLIASYLLLPLAEREQVSRALSVSSGRELRCKVFPLKHYQDKIRPYVQLPSHRNITGVVEVILGDTKAYVFFEKDFGDMHSYVRSCKRLREEEAARLFRQIVAAVAHCHQSAIVLGDLKLRKFVFSNEERTQLRLESLEDTHIIKGEDDALSDKHGCPAYVSPEILNTTGTYSGKSADVWSLGVMLYTLLVGRYPFHDSDPSTLFSKIRRGQFCIPDHVSPKARCLIRSLLRREPSERLTAPEILLHPWFEAVLEPGYTDQETGTSDQIVPEYHGDNDDISSFFC, translated from the exons ATgagccgccccgcgccgccgccgccccgccgcgccgccgcgctCCTCCTGCCGGCAGCCCGCTGCCGCAGCGCCCCGGCCAAGCGGCTCCCGCCGCTGCACGACGGCCCCGCCGAGGAGGCTCCGGCCGCCAAGTGCCCGCGCCTGGCCGAGTGCCCCGGCGGAACCCCGGACTGCCTGAGCGCCCCCGGATCGCCCTGCGCGCCCGCCTCGCCCGCGGCCggcggaggggcggcggggAATGTGGGCACGGCGGGGCCCAGCCTGATCGCCTCCTATCTGCTGCTGCCGCTGGCCGAGCGCGAGCAGGTGTCCCGAGCGCTGAGCGTCAGCTCCGGCAGGGAGCTCCGCTGCAAG GTGTTCCCTCTCAAACACTACCAGGACAAGATCCGGCCCTACGTCCAGCTGCCCTCGCACCGCAACATCACCGGTGTGGTGGAGGTGATCCTCGGAGACACCAAGGCCTACGTCTTCTTCGAGAAGGACTTTGGGGACATGCACTCCTACGTGCGGAGCTGTAAGAGGCTGAGGGAGGAGGAGGCCGCCCGGCTTTTCCGGCAGATCGTGGCGGCCGTCGCTCACTGCCACCAGTCGGCCATCGTGCTTGGAGACCTCAAGCTCAGGAAATTTGTCTTCTCCAATGAAGAGAG GACGCAGCTGAGGCTGGAGAGCCTGGAGGACACGCACATCATCAAGGGCGAGGATGACGCGCTGTCGGATAAACACGGCTGTCCCGCCTACGTCAGCCCTGAGATCCTCAACACAACGGGGACGTACTCGGGGAAGTCAGCCGACGTGTGGAGCTTGGGAGTGATGCTCTACACCCTGCTGGTGGGACGCTATCCCTTCCACGACTCGGACCCTAGCACTCTGTTTTCCAAAATCCGCCGCGGACAGTTCTGTATTCCTGACCACGTCTCCCCCAAAGCCCGATGCCTCATCCGCAGCCTCCTGCGGCGGGAGCCCTCTGAAAGACTCACAGCCCCAGAGatcctgctccatccctggtTCGAGGCGGTCCTGGAGCCAGGATATACAGACCAGGAGACAGGGACTTCCGATCAAATCGTTCCAGAATACCATGGAGACAATGACGATATCAGTTCCTTCTTCTGCTAA